The following are from one region of the Plodia interpunctella isolate USDA-ARS_2022_Savannah chromosome 25, ilPloInte3.2, whole genome shotgun sequence genome:
- the LOC128680936 gene encoding stabilizer of axonemal microtubules 2 isoform X1 produces the protein MPECVPCPAAAPCAQSAGIKSGLRDGKPIDGKQEQPCPCRSCCCGKPPIVKPCYKQPKIPDSYAPRRCYMKPTARVETGTTYNMSYLPVEGCKNLRGEARKPAPNLVPSCEPMESCTVHKLSFLPNTVCTTQPIRPCNHDMWGQGPMQNLTTQRHDYVPKPCILRESFKPQTKFHCVETPFENRTVNKLSYLPPERIEPTKSYAPERCYEKPAAKMDGTTTHKMSYMPNQILPKQPIPWACKGQYQKPCQKLDANTTYTMSFLDAGSDCRRRAIIPDSCNNPVTASKRFETQTVYKGSYLPATAPIPQAVKPQPNLVPSTAQMEGDTVHKLSFLPNPVCATQPIRPCNHDMWGQGPMQNLTTQRHDYVPKPCALRESFKPQSKFHCVETPFENRTVNRMSYINPGRQALPESYAPSRCYEKPAAKMDCATTQKMSYQPVCAPAPQRPPWACKGQYQKPCQRLEGTTVYRSSFLPPGEDCTEYMDPCSYGDCKPCDCICPAECIATDPCACTFPKAECCS, from the exons ATGCCTGA GTGCGTGCCATGCCCCGCGGCGGCGCCGTGTGCTCAGTCCGCCGGCATCAAATCAGGTCTCCGCGACGGGAAGCCCATCGACGGGAAGCAGGAGCAACCCTGTCCCTGCAGGTCCTGCTGCTGTGGGAAGCCTCCTATCGTGAAGCCA TGCTACAAACAACCCAAAATCCCCGATTCGTATGCGCCACGCCGCTGCTACATGAAGCCCACGGCTCGTGTAGAGACGGGCACTACTTATAATATGTCGTACCTTCCAGTGGAGGGATGCAAGAACCTAAGGGGGGAGGCTCGGAAGCCGGCCCCCAATCTGGTGCCTAGTTGCGAGCCCATGGAGTCTTGCACCGTGCATAAG CTCTCGTTCCTGCCAAACACGGTATGCACGACGCAGCCGATCCGTCCGTGCAATCACGACATGTGGGGCCAGGGCCCCATGCAGAACCTCACCACGCAGAGACACGACTACGTGCCCAAGCCGTGTATCCTCCGCGAGAGTTTTAAGCCGCAAACGAAATTTCACTGCGTGGAGACTCCGTTTGAGA ATCGCACAGTCAACAAGCTGTCATACCTGCCGCCGGAGAGGATCGAGCCGACGAAGTCCTACGCTCCCGAGCGGTGCTATGAAAAGCCTGCTGCCAAAATGGACGGCACCACCACACACAAGATGAGCTACATGCCCAATCAG ATTCTGCCGAAGCAGCCGATCCCCTGGGCGTGCAAAGGTCAATACCAGAAGCCTTGCCAGAAATTGGACGCCAACACTACTTACACCATGAG TTTTCTGGACGCGGGCAGCGACTGCCGGCGCCGCGCCATCATCCCCGATTCGTGTAACAATCCTGTGACTGCTTCGAAGAGATTTGAAACTCAGACCGTCTATAAGGGCAG CTACCTGCCTGCGACTGCGCCGATCCCGCAAGCTGTCAAGCCGCAGCCTAACCTCGTGCCGTCCACTGCACAGATGGAGGGAGACACTGTTCACAAG CTTTCGTTCCTGCCAAACCCCGTGTGCGCGACGCAGCCGATCCGTCCGTGCAACCACGACATGTGGGGCCAGGGCCCCATGCAGAACCTCACCACGCAGAGACACGACTACGTGCCCAAGCCTTGCGCCCTTCGCGAGAGCTTCAAGCCGCAATCCAAATTCCATTGCGTGGAGACTCCGTTTGAGA ATCGCACAGTTAACAGAATGTCCTACATAAACCCCGGACGCCAAGCGCTGCCGGAGTCCTACGCTCCCAGTAGATGCTACGAGAAACCAGCAG CAAAAATGGACTGTGCTACAACGCAAAAGATGTCATACCAGCCGGTGTGCGCGCCCGCGCCGCAGCGTCCGCCCTGGGCCTGCAAGGGACAGTACCAGAAGCCCTGCCAGAGA CTGGAAGGCACCACGGTGTACCGCTCGTCATTCCTGCCCCCCGGCGAAGACTGCACGGAGTACATGGATCCCTGCTCTTACGGAGACTGCAAAC CGTGTGACTGCATCTGCCCAGCCGAATGCATTGCGACAGACCCGTGCGCCTGCACCTTCCCGAAGGCGGAGTGTTGCAGCTAG
- the LOC128680936 gene encoding stabilizer of axonemal microtubules 2 isoform X2 encodes MPRGGAVCSVRRHQIRSPRREAHRREAGATLSLQVLLLWEASYREAMEGCKNLRGEARKPAPNLVPSCEPMESCTVHKLSFLPNTVCTTQPIRPCNHDMWGQGPMQNLTTQRHDYVPKPCILRESFKPQTKFHCVETPFENRTVNKLSYLPPERIEPTKSYAPERCYEKPAAKMDGTTTHKMSYMPNQILPKQPIPWACKGQYQKPCQKLDANTTYTMSFLDAGSDCRRRAIIPDSCNNPVTASKRFETQTVYKGSYLPATAPIPQAVKPQPNLVPSTAQMEGDTVHKLSFLPNPVCATQPIRPCNHDMWGQGPMQNLTTQRHDYVPKPCALRESFKPQSKFHCVETPFENRTVNRMSYINPGRQALPESYAPSRCYEKPAAKMDCATTQKMSYQPVCAPAPQRPPWACKGQYQKPCQRLEGTTVYRSSFLPPGEDCTEYMDPCSYGDCKPCDCICPAECIATDPCACTFPKAECCS; translated from the exons ATGCCCCGCGGCGGCGCCGTGTGCTCAGTCCGCCGGCATCAAATCAGGTCTCCGCGACGGGAAGCCCATCGACGGGAAGCAGGAGCAACCCTGTCCCTGCAGGTCCTGCTGCTGTGGGAAGCCTCCTATCGTGAAGCCA TGGAGGGATGCAAGAACCTAAGGGGGGAGGCTCGGAAGCCGGCCCCCAATCTGGTGCCTAGTTGCGAGCCCATGGAGTCTTGCACCGTGCATAAG CTCTCGTTCCTGCCAAACACGGTATGCACGACGCAGCCGATCCGTCCGTGCAATCACGACATGTGGGGCCAGGGCCCCATGCAGAACCTCACCACGCAGAGACACGACTACGTGCCCAAGCCGTGTATCCTCCGCGAGAGTTTTAAGCCGCAAACGAAATTTCACTGCGTGGAGACTCCGTTTGAGA ATCGCACAGTCAACAAGCTGTCATACCTGCCGCCGGAGAGGATCGAGCCGACGAAGTCCTACGCTCCCGAGCGGTGCTATGAAAAGCCTGCTGCCAAAATGGACGGCACCACCACACACAAGATGAGCTACATGCCCAATCAG ATTCTGCCGAAGCAGCCGATCCCCTGGGCGTGCAAAGGTCAATACCAGAAGCCTTGCCAGAAATTGGACGCCAACACTACTTACACCATGAG TTTTCTGGACGCGGGCAGCGACTGCCGGCGCCGCGCCATCATCCCCGATTCGTGTAACAATCCTGTGACTGCTTCGAAGAGATTTGAAACTCAGACCGTCTATAAGGGCAG CTACCTGCCTGCGACTGCGCCGATCCCGCAAGCTGTCAAGCCGCAGCCTAACCTCGTGCCGTCCACTGCACAGATGGAGGGAGACACTGTTCACAAG CTTTCGTTCCTGCCAAACCCCGTGTGCGCGACGCAGCCGATCCGTCCGTGCAACCACGACATGTGGGGCCAGGGCCCCATGCAGAACCTCACCACGCAGAGACACGACTACGTGCCCAAGCCTTGCGCCCTTCGCGAGAGCTTCAAGCCGCAATCCAAATTCCATTGCGTGGAGACTCCGTTTGAGA ATCGCACAGTTAACAGAATGTCCTACATAAACCCCGGACGCCAAGCGCTGCCGGAGTCCTACGCTCCCAGTAGATGCTACGAGAAACCAGCAG CAAAAATGGACTGTGCTACAACGCAAAAGATGTCATACCAGCCGGTGTGCGCGCCCGCGCCGCAGCGTCCGCCCTGGGCCTGCAAGGGACAGTACCAGAAGCCCTGCCAGAGA CTGGAAGGCACCACGGTGTACCGCTCGTCATTCCTGCCCCCCGGCGAAGACTGCACGGAGTACATGGATCCCTGCTCTTACGGAGACTGCAAAC CGTGTGACTGCATCTGCCCAGCCGAATGCATTGCGACAGACCCGTGCGCCTGCACCTTCCCGAAGGCGGAGTGTTGCAGCTAG
- the p47 gene encoding NSFL1 cofactor p47 isoform X3: MESPPGSPERPQKKDKKKASSKFATLNSLQQESSSEDEEGQAFYAGGSERSGQQILGPGKSKKDIVTEMFKSVRERGAVVFEDEPSSTSRGRGGLFSGVGYRLGQTSDDHEPVTPANASQPQQPESRSVRLRLYREGFTVDDGPLRLYSDPGNAEFLFCIRQGEVPPELGHEGEVRVSLEDRRLDECPRAASRAQAFSGKGQMLGSPTPPTVGATAAVAAAPSDREANQRAAQQAVALDNNQPQTNIQFRLADGSRLTGRFNHSHTIADLRQYVVRAEPSYQLQNFALLTSFPSAELQDSSQTVAQANLLNSTLLQRLK; this comes from the exons ATGGAGTCTCCACCGGGATCCCCAGAGAGACCACAGAAGAAAGACAAGAAAAAAGCTAGTTCTAAGTTTGCTACGTTAAATTCTCTGCAGCAGGAAAGCTCTAGTGAAGATGAGGAAG GGCAAGCATTTTACGCTGGAGGCTCGGAGCGTTCCGGACAACAAATCCTTGGTCCAGGCAAGAGCAAGAAAGATATTGTTACAGAGATGTTCAAGAGTGTCAGAGA GCGTGGTGCAGTGGTGTTTGAAGACGAACCATCATCCACCAGCAGGGGGCGCGGCGGTCTGTTCTCTGGCGTCGGGTATAGATTGG gTCAGACATCGGATGACCACGAGCCAGTGACGCCTGCTAATGCGTCGCAACCCCAG cAGCCAGAGTCGCGCTCAGTGCGCCTGCGACTGTACCGCGAAGGATTCACTGTGGACGACGGCCCGCTGCGACTATACTCGGACCCCGGCAACGCTGAGTTCCTCTTCTGCATCAGACAAGG CGAGGTGCCCCCGGAGCTGGGTCACGAGGGCGAGGTGCGCGTGAGCCTGGAGGACCGCCGCCTGGACGAGTGTCCGCGCGCGGCCTCGCGTGCGCAGGCCTTCTCCGGCAAGGGGCAGATGCTGGGCAG CCCGACGCCGCCGACGGTGGGCGCCACGGCCGCGGTGGCTGCGGCGCCCAGCGACCGCGAGGCCAACCAGCGTGCCGCGCAACAAGCTGTCGCTTTGGACAATAATCAGCCGCAGACCAACATACAG TTCCGCCTAGCCGACGGCAGCCGGCTGACCGGACGCTTCAACCACAGCCACACCATCGCCGACCTGCGGCAGTACGTGGTCCGCGCCGAGCCCTCCTACCAGCTGCAAAACTTCGCCCTCCTCACCAGCTTCCCCTCGGCTGAGCTGCAGGACTCCTCCCAGACAGTGGCACAAGCTAATCTTCTCAACTCCACCCTACTCCAGAGGCTAAAATAG
- the p47 gene encoding NSFL1 cofactor p47 isoform X2 — MSVNNEETLRQFCDVTGADESRSRFFLESSNWQLEVALSSFYEHGGNIEEAPVNTAAPAPLPTLIDSDMESPPGSPERPQKKDKKKASSKFATLNSLQQESSSEDEEGQAFYAGGSERSGQQILGPGKSKKDIVTEMFKSVRERGAVVFEDEPSSTSRGRGGLFSGVGYRLGQTSDDHEPVTPANASQPQPESRSVRLRLYREGFTVDDGPLRLYSDPGNAEFLFCIRQGEVPPELGHEGEVRVSLEDRRLDECPRAASRAQAFSGKGQMLGSPTPPTVGATAAVAAAPSDREANQRAAQQAVALDNNQPQTNIQFRLADGSRLTGRFNHSHTIADLRQYVVRAEPSYQLQNFALLTSFPSAELQDSSQTVAQANLLNSTLLQRLK; from the exons ATGTCAGTTAATAATGAAGAAACATTACGGCAGTTTTGTGACGTTACTGGCGCGGATGAAAGTCGGAGTAGGTTCTTTTTAGAATCTTCAAATTGGCAACTTGAA GTAGCATTGTCTTCTTTCTATGAGCACGGAGGTAACATAGAAGAGGCTCCAGTGAACACGGCCGCACCAGCACCATTACCAACGTTAATTGATAGTGACATGGAGTCTCCACCGGGATCCCCAGAGAGACCACAGAAGAAAGACAAGAAAAAAGCTAGTTCTAAGTTTGCTACGTTAAATTCTCTGCAGCAGGAAAGCTCTAGTGAAGATGAGGAAG GGCAAGCATTTTACGCTGGAGGCTCGGAGCGTTCCGGACAACAAATCCTTGGTCCAGGCAAGAGCAAGAAAGATATTGTTACAGAGATGTTCAAGAGTGTCAGAGA GCGTGGTGCAGTGGTGTTTGAAGACGAACCATCATCCACCAGCAGGGGGCGCGGCGGTCTGTTCTCTGGCGTCGGGTATAGATTGG gTCAGACATCGGATGACCACGAGCCAGTGACGCCTGCTAATGCGTCGCAACCCCAG CCAGAGTCGCGCTCAGTGCGCCTGCGACTGTACCGCGAAGGATTCACTGTGGACGACGGCCCGCTGCGACTATACTCGGACCCCGGCAACGCTGAGTTCCTCTTCTGCATCAGACAAGG CGAGGTGCCCCCGGAGCTGGGTCACGAGGGCGAGGTGCGCGTGAGCCTGGAGGACCGCCGCCTGGACGAGTGTCCGCGCGCGGCCTCGCGTGCGCAGGCCTTCTCCGGCAAGGGGCAGATGCTGGGCAG CCCGACGCCGCCGACGGTGGGCGCCACGGCCGCGGTGGCTGCGGCGCCCAGCGACCGCGAGGCCAACCAGCGTGCCGCGCAACAAGCTGTCGCTTTGGACAATAATCAGCCGCAGACCAACATACAG TTCCGCCTAGCCGACGGCAGCCGGCTGACCGGACGCTTCAACCACAGCCACACCATCGCCGACCTGCGGCAGTACGTGGTCCGCGCCGAGCCCTCCTACCAGCTGCAAAACTTCGCCCTCCTCACCAGCTTCCCCTCGGCTGAGCTGCAGGACTCCTCCCAGACAGTGGCACAAGCTAATCTTCTCAACTCCACCCTACTCCAGAGGCTAAAATAG
- the p47 gene encoding NSFL1 cofactor p47 isoform X1 — protein sequence MSVNNEETLRQFCDVTGADESRSRFFLESSNWQLEVALSSFYEHGGNIEEAPVNTAAPAPLPTLIDSDMESPPGSPERPQKKDKKKASSKFATLNSLQQESSSEDEEGQAFYAGGSERSGQQILGPGKSKKDIVTEMFKSVRERGAVVFEDEPSSTSRGRGGLFSGVGYRLGQTSDDHEPVTPANASQPQQPESRSVRLRLYREGFTVDDGPLRLYSDPGNAEFLFCIRQGEVPPELGHEGEVRVSLEDRRLDECPRAASRAQAFSGKGQMLGSPTPPTVGATAAVAAAPSDREANQRAAQQAVALDNNQPQTNIQFRLADGSRLTGRFNHSHTIADLRQYVVRAEPSYQLQNFALLTSFPSAELQDSSQTVAQANLLNSTLLQRLK from the exons ATGTCAGTTAATAATGAAGAAACATTACGGCAGTTTTGTGACGTTACTGGCGCGGATGAAAGTCGGAGTAGGTTCTTTTTAGAATCTTCAAATTGGCAACTTGAA GTAGCATTGTCTTCTTTCTATGAGCACGGAGGTAACATAGAAGAGGCTCCAGTGAACACGGCCGCACCAGCACCATTACCAACGTTAATTGATAGTGACATGGAGTCTCCACCGGGATCCCCAGAGAGACCACAGAAGAAAGACAAGAAAAAAGCTAGTTCTAAGTTTGCTACGTTAAATTCTCTGCAGCAGGAAAGCTCTAGTGAAGATGAGGAAG GGCAAGCATTTTACGCTGGAGGCTCGGAGCGTTCCGGACAACAAATCCTTGGTCCAGGCAAGAGCAAGAAAGATATTGTTACAGAGATGTTCAAGAGTGTCAGAGA GCGTGGTGCAGTGGTGTTTGAAGACGAACCATCATCCACCAGCAGGGGGCGCGGCGGTCTGTTCTCTGGCGTCGGGTATAGATTGG gTCAGACATCGGATGACCACGAGCCAGTGACGCCTGCTAATGCGTCGCAACCCCAG cAGCCAGAGTCGCGCTCAGTGCGCCTGCGACTGTACCGCGAAGGATTCACTGTGGACGACGGCCCGCTGCGACTATACTCGGACCCCGGCAACGCTGAGTTCCTCTTCTGCATCAGACAAGG CGAGGTGCCCCCGGAGCTGGGTCACGAGGGCGAGGTGCGCGTGAGCCTGGAGGACCGCCGCCTGGACGAGTGTCCGCGCGCGGCCTCGCGTGCGCAGGCCTTCTCCGGCAAGGGGCAGATGCTGGGCAG CCCGACGCCGCCGACGGTGGGCGCCACGGCCGCGGTGGCTGCGGCGCCCAGCGACCGCGAGGCCAACCAGCGTGCCGCGCAACAAGCTGTCGCTTTGGACAATAATCAGCCGCAGACCAACATACAG TTCCGCCTAGCCGACGGCAGCCGGCTGACCGGACGCTTCAACCACAGCCACACCATCGCCGACCTGCGGCAGTACGTGGTCCGCGCCGAGCCCTCCTACCAGCTGCAAAACTTCGCCCTCCTCACCAGCTTCCCCTCGGCTGAGCTGCAGGACTCCTCCCAGACAGTGGCACAAGCTAATCTTCTCAACTCCACCCTACTCCAGAGGCTAAAATAG
- the LOC128680937 gene encoding uncharacterized protein LOC128680937, with the protein MKTHRKSTSIMRKYYQLILVIVCFISIVTLLIYRHEYYRLRYVLEVLNFFGKPGLSEIEFCGPGFNATLLSEILRNSSMEVRETPPLFQEIDENFYSYSSFLKSYQKYEKLTQTHVHKIDTIVIGKAHVKPNFRCNLWLENKSKPKAGRFTYKIISEPIKDFRLYIFHCSLYKDIGKPKGVSFYMNDYNINPVHAPINRVIQVNTKRTRRESSGIRFVNIVEPTICVIPNQVPLVSRDAFIEFLVFHHMMGVNIFTIYDSMISEDIIRRLNLLPADITQWNIQFFPLNYPFIFAKSYEIVRSAIELDCLFRHFKFDKDETNKASHVMVLSWDEYLVPRVHTNIKALLSDFDPARNVRTAEVKPLLFCLNQEDDNNAEFGYPDIMKKTHYYKLPQDMKSIYVRNLDSMTSFDDIYNLNSSSKFVPLEILGAHKYTECRDVKTYHPYGAGYNETQMQMFQHKFEGAMLKFGESLVSNKVYRLYTSGQIWEKPHSEPIRDML; encoded by the coding sequence ATGAAGACCCATCGTAAATCAACAAGCATAATGAGGAAATACTATCAACTGATACTCGTTATCGTGTGCTTTATTAGCATCGTAACGCTCCTAATTTACAGACACGAGTATTACAGATTGCGTTACGTTCTTGAAGTGTTAAATTTCTTTGGCAAACCGGGCCTCTCCGAAATTGAGTTCTGCGGGCCAGGGTTCAATGCTACTCTGCTATCAGAAATACTACGAAACTCGTCCATGGAAGTTCGTGAAACGCCACCACTTTTTCAAGAAATTGACGAGAATTTCTATTCCTACTCATCATTTCTGAAGTCTTATCAAAAGTATGAGAAGCTGACACAAACACATGTGCACAAAATAGACACGATTGTTATAGGCAAGGCGCACGTAAAGCCTAATTTCCGCTGCAATTTATGGTTAGAGAATAAATCCAAACCAAAGGCTGGTAGATtcacttataaaataatatctgaaCCAATAAAAGACTTCAGATTATATATCTTCCATTGCTCTTTATACAAAGACATAGGTAAGCCTAAAGGTGTGAGTTTTTACATgaatgattataatattaatccaGTACATGCACCTATTAATAGAGTAATTCAAGTGAATACAAAGCGTACGCGTAGAGAAAGTAGTGGCATAAGATTTGTTAATATTGTAGAGCCGACCATTTGTGTGATACCCAACCAAGTGCCATTGGTGTCCAGAGATGCCTTTATAGAGTTCTTAGTGTTCCATCACATGATGGGagtgaatatttttacaatatatgaCAGCATGATATCTGAAGATATTATAAGAAGACTGAATCTATTGCCAGCAGACATCACTCAATGgaacatacaatttttccCATTGAATTACCCATTTATATTTGCAAAGTCTTATGAAATTGTCCGGAGTGCAATCGAGTTGGATTGCCTATTTAGACACTTTAAATTTGACAAAGATGAGACCAATAAAGCAAGCCATGTGATGGTTCTGTCTTGGGATGAATACCTAGTGCCTAGAGTTCATACAAATATCAAAGCATTGTTAAGTGATTTTGATCCAGCAAGGAACGTCAGGACTGCAGAGGTGAAACCTCTTTTGTTCTGTTTAAATCAGGAAGATGATAACAATGCTGAGTTTGGATATCCAGATATTATGAAGAAGACCCATTATTATAAGTTACCTCAAGACATGAAGTCCATTTATGTTAGAAATTTGGATTCAATGACGTCATTTGATGACATATATAACTTGAATTCTAGCAGTAAGTTTGTTCCTTTGGAGATATTGGGAGCTCATAAGTATACAGAGTGTAGGGATGTGAAGACTTATCATCCGTATGGTGCTGGATATAACGAGACTCAGATGCAAATGTTCCAACACAAGTTTGAAGGGGCTATGTTGAAATTTGGGGAGAGCTTAGTTAGCAATAAAGTTTACAGGTTGTATACTTCTGGGCAGATATGGGAGAAACCTCATAGTGAGCCTATAAGAGACATGTTGTAA